In a single window of the Flavivirga spongiicola genome:
- the mnmD gene encoding tRNA (5-methylaminomethyl-2-thiouridine)(34)-methyltransferase MnmD gives MKREVVITADGSSTIHLPDWDEQYHSKHGAIQEAYHVFIKHGLHHFSHSELVSGSHKDISILEIGFGTGLNAFISLLEAEKLNITINYFGVEGYPVLMDEINQLNYPTELNVENKAPLFKKLHKASWEEKHIISENFSIEKQNRFFSEIKEKDMYNIIYFDAFGARVQPELWTESIFLKMYNALKAGGVLVTYSAKGSVRRAMEAVDFTVERLQGPPGKREMLRATKRL, from the coding sequence ATGAAACGAGAAGTAGTCATAACAGCCGATGGTTCATCAACTATTCATTTACCCGATTGGGATGAGCAATACCACTCTAAGCACGGTGCCATACAAGAAGCCTATCATGTGTTTATAAAACATGGCTTACATCACTTTAGTCATTCTGAACTTGTTTCAGGGTCTCATAAAGATATATCCATTCTGGAAATTGGTTTTGGTACTGGGTTGAATGCTTTTATATCCTTATTAGAAGCAGAAAAATTAAATATTACTATTAATTATTTTGGCGTCGAAGGTTATCCTGTTTTAATGGACGAAATTAATCAGTTAAATTATCCAACAGAATTAAACGTTGAAAATAAAGCGCCTCTTTTTAAAAAACTTCATAAAGCTTCTTGGGAGGAAAAACATATCATTTCCGAAAATTTTTCTATAGAAAAGCAAAATCGTTTTTTTTCAGAAATTAAAGAAAAAGATATGTATAATATTATATATTTTGATGCCTTTGGGGCTAGAGTACAACCAGAATTATGGACAGAGTCTATATTTTTGAAAATGTACAATGCATTAAAAGCAGGAGGTGTTTTGGTAACCTATTCAGCAAAAGGAAGTGTGCGTCGTGCTATGGAAGCTGTAGATTTCACAGTTGAACGTTTACAGGGCCCCCCTGGTAAACGTGAAATGCTCAGAGCCACAAAAAGGCTTTGA
- a CDS encoding branched-chain amino acid aminotransferase has product MNSIINNIEIIKAKTTKINDVDFDNLKFGHVFSDHMLECTFKDGEWQAPKVVPYQAISLDPSSKIFHYGQSVFEGMKAYKDANEDTWLFRPIDNFKRLNISSKRLAIPELPESYFMDGLKTLLQVDNDWIPKKEGSSLYIRPFVFASGNGFHASPADEYKFIIACAPSGSYFSGKVKVLIEEKYSRSANGGVGFAKAGGNYAGQFYPTQLAIEKGYQQVIWTDDNTHEYIEEAGAMNIFVRINDTLITGPTSDRILDGITRKSIIELAEAEGIPVEVRKLSVHEVVAAAQDGSLKEMFGAGTAAVISPIAGFGYKDSDFDLPELENTYASSLKKRITDIQTNKAEDPFGWRYKVE; this is encoded by the coding sequence ATGAATTCTATAATCAACAATATTGAGATTATAAAAGCCAAAACTACTAAAATAAATGATGTAGATTTTGACAATTTAAAATTCGGGCATGTATTTTCTGATCACATGCTGGAATGTACTTTTAAAGATGGTGAATGGCAAGCTCCTAAGGTCGTTCCTTATCAAGCTATTAGTTTAGATCCATCTTCTAAGATTTTTCATTATGGTCAATCTGTCTTTGAAGGTATGAAAGCCTACAAAGATGCGAATGAAGATACCTGGTTATTTCGCCCAATCGATAATTTTAAACGTTTAAATATTTCATCAAAACGTTTAGCGATTCCAGAGCTACCAGAAAGTTATTTTATGGATGGCCTTAAAACCTTATTACAGGTTGATAATGATTGGATTCCTAAAAAAGAAGGAAGCTCTTTATACATAAGACCTTTTGTTTTTGCTTCTGGAAATGGTTTTCATGCATCTCCTGCTGATGAATATAAATTTATCATAGCCTGTGCGCCTTCTGGTTCTTATTTTTCTGGAAAAGTAAAGGTCTTAATTGAAGAAAAATACTCACGTTCTGCTAATGGTGGTGTTGGTTTTGCAAAAGCAGGTGGAAACTACGCTGGGCAATTTTACCCAACACAATTGGCTATTGAAAAAGGGTATCAACAAGTTATTTGGACAGATGATAATACCCATGAGTATATTGAAGAAGCTGGTGCCATGAATATCTTTGTTCGTATAAATGATACACTTATTACCGGACCAACTAGCGATAGAATTCTAGATGGTATCACCCGTAAAAGCATTATTGAATTAGCTGAAGCTGAAGGTATTCCTGTAGAAGTTAGAAAACTATCTGTTCATGAAGTCGTTGCTGCTGCACAAGACGGTTCTTTAAAGGAAATGTTTGGAGCAGGTACTGCTGCTGTTATTTCGCCAATTGCAGGTTTTGGTTATAAAGACTCTGATTTTGATCTACCAGAATTGGAAAACACTTATGCAAGTTCATTAAAGAAACGCATTACCGATATACAGACCAATAAAGCCGAAGATCCTTTTGGTTGGAGATATAAAGTTGAATAA
- a CDS encoding DUF4920 domain-containing protein yields MKSITLAIICVLMLNSCKKKSEEQPEIVPEIEAIEYASFGKKIIVDDAIAATSMASHYKTMNTGDSINSKMIAKVNSVCQAKGCWMTLNLEDGNEVMVKFKDYGFFVPKDIAGKEVVINGKAYIKEVTIDELRHYAEDAGKSAKDIAAITEPKRTYSFEADGVLLKQ; encoded by the coding sequence ATGAAGTCAATTACCTTAGCAATTATCTGTGTTTTAATGTTAAATTCTTGCAAAAAGAAAAGTGAAGAACAACCCGAAATTGTACCCGAAATAGAAGCTATTGAATATGCCTCTTTTGGAAAAAAGATTATTGTAGATGATGCTATTGCTGCTACTTCTATGGCATCACACTATAAAACTATGAATACTGGAGATTCCATTAATTCTAAAATGATAGCTAAAGTTAATAGTGTCTGTCAGGCAAAAGGGTGTTGGATGACTTTAAACTTAGAAGATGGCAATGAAGTGATGGTAAAGTTTAAAGATTATGGTTTTTTTGTACCTAAAGATATCGCTGGCAAAGAGGTTGTTATAAATGGAAAAGCTTATATAAAAGAAGTCACTATTGATGAATTGAGGCATTATGCAGAAGATGCGGGGAAATCTGCTAAAGACATTGCAGCTATTACCGAGCCTAAAAGAACCTACTCGTTTGAAGCTGATGGTGTTTTACTAAAACAATAA
- a CDS encoding response regulator: MIRLAIAEDHQSLIDGIQLLLEYEDGITIVGTANDGITLLEIVDRKQPSVVLTDIRMPKMDGIEATKQIKKKHPHINVLAFTMFEQIEAIQQMMQAGASGYILKNSSLKEVYHAILSVSKGETYLDANINTNVLNSKSDIKTKGVLTKRQIEILELIAQGKTSREIADLLFIGIHTVDTHRKNMVRILGLQGKGELLRYALEKKYKF; this comes from the coding sequence ATGATACGACTCGCTATAGCAGAAGATCATCAATCATTAATTGATGGTATACAATTACTCTTAGAATATGAAGACGGTATAACCATAGTTGGTACTGCAAACGACGGTATTACTTTACTAGAAATCGTTGATCGTAAGCAACCAAGTGTGGTATTAACCGATATTAGAATGCCAAAAATGGATGGTATTGAAGCGACCAAACAAATCAAAAAAAAGCATCCACATATCAATGTGCTCGCCTTTACTATGTTTGAGCAAATAGAAGCCATTCAGCAAATGATGCAAGCTGGGGCTTCTGGTTATATTCTAAAAAATTCATCCTTAAAAGAAGTATATCATGCTATTTTAAGTGTTTCAAAAGGAGAAACTTATTTAGATGCCAATATTAATACGAATGTTTTAAATTCAAAATCAGATATTAAAACAAAAGGTGTATTAACAAAACGGCAAATAGAAATTCTAGAATTGATTGCTCAAGGAAAAACCTCTAGAGAAATTGCGGATTTGCTTTTTATTGGTATTCACACTGTTGACACCCACCGTAAAAATATGGTACGTATATTAGGACTTCAGGGGAAAGGTGAATTACTTCGATATGCTCTAGAAAAGAAATATAAGTTTTAG
- the crcB gene encoding fluoride efflux transporter CrcB — MKHLLLVFLGGGFGSVLRFVIGKYLNSAETGIPYGTFAANILGSLLIGIILGLAAKNDSLTQNQTLLLATGFCGGFTTFSTFAYENHVFLKSGDFTSFAIYTIASFIIGFLAVFFGMYLVK, encoded by the coding sequence ATGAAACATCTTTTACTGGTTTTTTTAGGTGGTGGCTTTGGTAGTGTACTACGATTTGTTATTGGTAAATATCTAAATAGTGCAGAAACTGGTATTCCTTATGGCACTTTTGCAGCCAATATTTTAGGAAGTTTACTTATTGGTATCATTCTTGGCTTAGCAGCAAAAAATGATTCTTTAACGCAAAACCAAACCTTACTTTTAGCCACTGGTTTTTGTGGTGGCTTCACCACCTTTTCAACCTTTGCTTACGAAAACCATGTATTTTTAAAATCGGGGGATTTTACAAGTTTTGCTATCTATACTATTGCTAGTTTTATTATTGGTTTTTTAGCTGTGTTTTTTGGAATGTATTTGGTGAAATGA
- a CDS encoding dipeptidyl-peptidase 3 family protein, which yields MKLKSILNLVLVTTLFLSCGQDKSKENTENLSVKESTAFDYNVEQFADIKILRYQIPGWGNLTLKEQTLVYYLTQAGLAGRDIMWDQNYRHNLKIRKALEHVYSNYSGDKRSADWKAFETYLKRVWFSNGIHHHYSNSKLKPEFSSDYLKQLLADTNTTLEGDSFDVIFNDTDAKKVNQAKGVDNVGLSAVNFYGPDVTNSDVQSFYAAKQSPNPEKPLSFGLNSQLVKENGVLKERVYKSGGLYGSAIDEIVKWLELAKGVAENEAQGHALGLLIDYYKTGDLQTWDDYNVAWTSATAGNIDYINSFIEVYNDPLGYRGSYESIVQINDFDMSQKMKVLSDNAQWFEDHAPLMEAHKKDSVVGVTYKVVTVAGEGGDASPSTPIGVNLPNANWIRKEVGSKSVSLGNIINAYNNAGGSERLKEFVHDEEELKLEEKYGQLADKLHTALHEVIGHASGQLNPGVGETKETLKNYASTLEEGRADLVGLYYLYDAKLQELGLVDDWKSIGKTAYDGYIRNGLVMQLIRLNLGDDVEEAHMRNRQWVSAWVFEKGKAANVIEKVVRDRKTYFNINDYDKLHELFGQLLRETQRIKSEGDYEAVEALVENYGVKVDQAIHAEVLERNKQFLSAPYNGFVNPVLVADKNETGEIIGVKVTQPESFAGQMLDYSKNYNFLPEVN from the coding sequence ATGAAACTAAAATCAATCCTAAATCTGGTACTAGTTACCACTTTATTTTTATCATGTGGTCAGGATAAATCTAAAGAAAACACAGAAAATCTAAGCGTAAAAGAAAGCACTGCTTTTGATTATAATGTAGAGCAGTTTGCTGACATTAAAATACTCAGATATCAAATCCCGGGATGGGGAAATTTAACTTTAAAAGAACAAACATTAGTATATTATCTGACCCAAGCTGGTTTAGCGGGGAGAGATATTATGTGGGATCAAAATTATAGACATAATCTTAAAATAAGAAAAGCCCTTGAGCATGTATATTCAAATTATAGTGGTGATAAAAGGTCTGCAGATTGGAAGGCTTTTGAAACCTATTTAAAACGGGTTTGGTTTAGTAACGGGATTCATCATCATTATTCGAATAGTAAGCTGAAACCTGAGTTTTCTTCAGATTATTTGAAACAATTATTAGCAGATACAAATACGACATTAGAAGGAGATTCTTTTGATGTTATTTTTAATGATACAGATGCTAAAAAAGTAAATCAAGCAAAAGGTGTTGATAATGTTGGGCTTTCTGCCGTTAATTTTTATGGGCCAGATGTTACTAATAGTGATGTGCAGAGTTTTTATGCTGCAAAGCAATCTCCAAATCCTGAAAAACCATTGTCATTCGGATTGAATTCGCAATTGGTAAAGGAAAATGGTGTATTAAAAGAACGTGTATATAAATCGGGAGGTTTATATGGTTCGGCAATTGATGAAATTGTTAAATGGTTGGAATTAGCGAAAGGAGTTGCTGAAAACGAGGCTCAAGGTCATGCTTTAGGTTTGTTGATCGATTATTATAAAACGGGTGATTTACAAACTTGGGATGATTATAATGTTGCCTGGACTTCAGCTACAGCAGGTAATATTGATTATATAAACAGTTTTATTGAAGTATATAACGATCCATTAGGATATCGAGGATCTTACGAAAGCATTGTGCAGATTAATGACTTTGATATGTCTCAAAAAATGAAGGTATTATCAGATAACGCACAATGGTTTGAAGATCATGCTCCTTTAATGGAGGCCCATAAAAAGGATAGTGTCGTCGGTGTTACATATAAAGTAGTTACGGTAGCAGGAGAAGGAGGAGATGCCTCACCAAGTACACCAATTGGAGTGAATTTACCTAATGCTAATTGGATTAGAAAAGAAGTAGGAAGCAAATCTGTTTCTTTAGGAAATATTATAAATGCTTATAATAATGCGGGTGGTTCTGAGCGATTAAAAGAATTCGTTCATGATGAAGAAGAACTAAAATTAGAGGAAAAATATGGGCAATTAGCAGATAAATTGCATACAGCATTGCACGAAGTTATAGGACATGCATCAGGACAATTAAATCCGGGAGTAGGAGAAACTAAGGAAACCTTAAAAAATTATGCTTCAACTTTAGAAGAAGGACGTGCAGATTTAGTTGGATTGTATTATTTGTATGATGCTAAATTACAAGAACTAGGTTTGGTTGATGATTGGAAAAGTATAGGAAAAACAGCTTATGATGGCTATATTAGAAATGGACTTGTTATGCAGTTAATTCGTTTAAATTTAGGTGATGATGTTGAAGAGGCACATATGCGAAATAGGCAATGGGTAAGTGCCTGGGTATTTGAAAAAGGGAAAGCAGCCAATGTTATCGAAAAAGTGGTACGTGATAGAAAAACATATTTCAATATTAATGATTATGACAAATTGCATGAACTTTTTGGACAATTATTACGTGAAACACAACGTATAAAATCTGAAGGAGATTATGAAGCAGTTGAAGCCTTAGTAGAAAATTATGGTGTCAAAGTGGATCAAGCTATACATGCAGAAGTTTTAGAGCGTAATAAACAATTTTTATCGGCACCTTATAATGGTTTTGTAAATCCAGTATTAGTAGCAGATAAAAATGAAACGGGGGAAATAATTGGGGTGAAGGTGACTCAGCCAGAATCCTTTGCTGGTCAGATGTTAGATTATAGTAAAAACTATAATTTCTTACCAGAAGTAAACTAG
- a CDS encoding DUF1684 domain-containing protein, with translation MVLFLASIFSCAQEKRALLGDTEFQRKINAEYKDATTSPLKDKDRKQFEGLDFFNFDSTYVVKAQFKRTPNEKSFKMKTTTTRLPEYVKYGELSFDLKGKSFSLNIYQNLGLIEKEGYEDYLFLPFLDETNGLESYGGGRYIDARIPEGNTFIIDFNKAYNPYCAYNDKYSCPIVPRKNYLKTRIEAGVKVFDKH, from the coding sequence ATGGTGTTATTTTTAGCATCTATATTTAGTTGCGCTCAGGAAAAGAGAGCTCTTTTAGGAGACACCGAGTTTCAAAGAAAAATAAACGCAGAATACAAAGATGCCACAACATCACCATTAAAAGATAAAGACAGAAAGCAATTTGAAGGTTTGGACTTCTTCAACTTTGATTCAACTTATGTAGTAAAAGCGCAGTTTAAAAGAACGCCAAATGAAAAGTCTTTTAAAATGAAAACAACAACTACCAGACTTCCTGAATATGTAAAATATGGAGAATTATCGTTTGACTTAAAAGGAAAAAGCTTCTCCTTAAATATTTATCAAAATCTGGGCTTGATAGAAAAAGAAGGTTATGAAGATTATTTATTTCTTCCTTTTTTAGATGAAACTAACGGATTAGAAAGTTATGGAGGCGGACGTTATATTGATGCTAGAATTCCAGAAGGAAATACTTTTATAATTGATTTTAATAAAGCATATAACCCGTATTGTGCTTATAATGATAAGTATTCTTGTCCTATAGTGCCTAGAAAAAACTATTTAAAAACAAGGATTGAGGCAGGGGTTAAGGTTTTTGATAAGCATTGA
- a CDS encoding response regulator transcription factor: MTAIQEILKTINDIKKKSRLLSKKDIHTLLEATKSITKHKELINSLIFLYTTQDHNIQKKTVLLTKREVQILQHIGYGKNTKHIATLLNLKSSTIETHRKNIRKKLGLVGKGKLIQYAILNNLRISGS; the protein is encoded by the coding sequence ATGACTGCCATTCAAGAAATTTTAAAAACCATAAATGATATAAAGAAAAAGAGTCGCCTACTTTCAAAGAAGGACATACATACCCTTTTAGAAGCTACAAAATCCATCACCAAACATAAGGAGCTCATAAACTCTTTGATATTCCTTTATACAACTCAAGATCATAATATTCAAAAAAAAACAGTGCTCTTAACTAAACGAGAAGTACAAATTCTACAACATATAGGCTATGGAAAAAACACAAAACATATTGCTACACTTCTAAACCTAAAGAGCTCAACCATTGAAACACACCGAAAAAATATTAGAAAAAAATTAGGTCTTGTCGGAAAAGGGAAACTCATTCAATATGCCATTTTAAATAATTTAAGGATATCTGGTTCTTAA
- a CDS encoding tetratricopeptide repeat-containing sensor histidine kinase has product MKIITLFFFSISLCYSQGDSDSTYYYFHHTTPKSKVLLKINSFKDHSFGEDYYKLIYFSKLKYLDSISKYLKRTVESKNIPENKSAKILYFQGFMNKLSDNDSLFLKYSNLAYKKATIINDSLTVLYSLSALSQSYDYTNDYPYNQAYLNLLEKKANEYNSSHFKKVHQFLNGNYYLFRDNVKKALSNYHNLLKNKFDKKDSTLILPAYNSMGVLFQTIKKNSDSAIYYYKKKIEFINASPSHQSDKSYFNTYINIANSYLSKNDLNNAESYYIRASNINIEENKIFYKSVIESNLSKLYKKKKNFELAFSHLKNYNKFNDSLKKEKQRIAIANIQEQYDNEKLRADNLEIESKRKQNQNLLIGALIFILFGGITAYLIQKNTKRKQKLAEQEKVLETQKLATVLKEQELMSIDAMIEGQEKERQRIANDLHDDLGGLMATVKLHFNVLKEKQTPELFNKTNILLDEAYQKIRSIAHAKNSGVIAKQGLLKAIQNMAEKISTSNKISIDVIDYGLEDRLENSLELTIFRIVQELATNIIKHAEATEATIHLTNHDESLNIMVEDNGKGFNPSQVTTKNKGMGISSIDKRIEHLNGTMTIESEPSKSTTIIIDIPL; this is encoded by the coding sequence TTGAAAATTATAACTTTATTTTTCTTTTCTATATCGCTCTGTTATTCACAGGGCGATTCTGATTCTACTTATTATTATTTTCACCACACCACCCCAAAGAGTAAAGTATTATTAAAAATCAACTCTTTTAAAGACCATTCGTTTGGTGAAGATTATTATAAACTTATCTATTTTAGTAAATTAAAATATTTAGATTCAATATCTAAATACCTAAAGAGAACAGTTGAAAGCAAAAACATTCCTGAAAATAAATCTGCTAAAATCCTATATTTTCAAGGATTCATGAATAAGTTATCAGATAATGATTCTCTATTTTTAAAATATAGTAACCTTGCTTATAAAAAAGCTACAATCATAAATGATAGTCTGACAGTACTATACAGCCTATCGGCATTATCGCAATCATATGATTACACTAATGATTATCCATACAATCAAGCATATCTTAATTTATTAGAAAAAAAAGCAAACGAATATAATAGTTCGCATTTTAAAAAAGTTCATCAATTTTTAAATGGAAATTATTATCTATTTCGAGATAACGTAAAAAAAGCATTGAGTAATTACCACAATCTTTTAAAAAATAAGTTTGATAAAAAAGATAGCACATTAATTTTACCTGCATATAATAGTATGGGAGTTTTATTTCAAACTATAAAAAAGAATTCAGATTCGGCAATCTACTATTATAAGAAAAAAATTGAATTTATAAATGCTAGTCCCAGCCATCAAAGTGACAAAAGCTATTTCAATACCTATATAAATATTGCTAATTCATACTTATCAAAAAATGACTTAAACAATGCCGAATCATATTACATCAGGGCTAGTAATATAAATATTGAAGAAAACAAGATATTCTATAAATCTGTTATTGAAAGTAATCTTTCAAAACTATATAAAAAAAAGAAAAACTTTGAATTAGCGTTTTCCCACCTTAAGAATTATAATAAATTTAATGATAGCTTGAAAAAAGAAAAACAACGAATAGCAATAGCCAATATACAAGAACAATACGACAACGAAAAACTACGCGCCGACAACCTGGAAATAGAATCCAAACGAAAACAAAATCAAAATTTACTAATAGGCGCTTTAATCTTTATACTCTTTGGAGGCATCACCGCTTATCTCATTCAAAAAAACACCAAACGCAAACAAAAACTAGCCGAGCAAGAAAAAGTCTTAGAAACCCAAAAATTAGCAACCGTTTTAAAAGAACAAGAACTCATGAGTATTGATGCCATGATAGAAGGGCAAGAAAAAGAGCGTCAGCGTATAGCCAATGACCTTCATGACGATCTAGGTGGATTAATGGCAACTGTTAAACTTCATTTTAATGTACTTAAAGAGAAACAAACTCCTGAACTATTTAATAAAACTAATATATTACTTGATGAAGCATACCAAAAAATACGCTCTATTGCCCATGCTAAAAATTCTGGTGTAATTGCCAAACAAGGCTTGCTTAAAGCCATTCAAAACATGGCTGAAAAAATTTCCACTTCGAACAAAATTTCTATTGACGTCATAGACTACGGCCTAGAAGACCGTTTAGAAAACAGTTTAGAATTGACTATTTTTAGAATTGTTCAGGAATTAGCAACCAATATTATTAAACATGCCGAGGCTACGGAAGCTACCATACATTTAACCAACCATGATGAAAGCTTAAATATTATGGTTGAAGATAATGGCAAAGGGTTTAATCCAAGCCAAGTAACCACTAAAAATAAAGGTATGGGAATTAGTAGCATCGATAAACGTATTGAACACTTAAATGGCACTATGACTATAGAATCTGAGCCTAGTAAAAGCACCACGATAATAATAGACATTCCCTTATGA
- a CDS encoding nucleoside triphosphate pyrophosphohydrolase family protein, with amino-acid sequence MKNKIEAVKVFHTAFKIGHRESPKADLGSDKNTLRFNLMKEENEEYLEAANNNDLVEVADALGDMLYILCGTIIEHGMQYKIEEVFDEIQRSNMSKLGENGQPIYREDGKVLKGPNYFKPNIESILDK; translated from the coding sequence ATGAAAAACAAAATAGAAGCAGTAAAAGTATTCCATACGGCATTTAAAATAGGGCATAGGGAATCACCCAAAGCAGATTTAGGAAGCGATAAGAATACGTTGCGTTTCAATTTAATGAAAGAAGAAAACGAAGAGTATTTAGAAGCTGCAAATAATAATGATTTAGTTGAAGTAGCCGATGCCCTAGGAGATATGCTTTATATTTTATGTGGTACGATTATAGAGCATGGTATGCAGTATAAAATTGAAGAGGTATTTGATGAAATCCAACGCAGTAATATGAGTAAATTGGGAGAAAATGGCCAACCTATTTATAGAGAGGATGGTAAAGTCCTTAAAGGGCCTAATTACTTTAAACCTAATATTGAATCTATATTAGATAAATAA
- a CDS encoding chymotrypsin family serine protease: protein MKYSDAIDFFPSFEKFVFDNIDNATYVAIVKKDVSNPDNDDYYFEVRHGSKTINIGAPSLFRNKKFNEIVNQFPIKKEDFDIDYDDNITLQNRTCKNNYNPFLSKLEQPNGGCSIANNKFMYLSGTLGASFKLKNQNSIFFISNFHVLADFNSDRFETIMHPSNHDVNTLKPYIEYNPIGTLYWYCIDDYIDAAIAVANCNSKINSGIRASNNLSIKSIIKPKIGMNVIKCGRTSGLSKGVIRSTICSVMIKDKRITNNSSGYRIFKNQILTNCMSLPGDSGSLLMTDDGHPLGLTFAGNQKTASFHNNLQYIFDKPKIFCNARSMPPIKLDKFL, encoded by the coding sequence ATGAAATATTCAGATGCAATAGATTTTTTCCCAAGTTTTGAAAAATTTGTTTTTGATAATATCGATAATGCTACATATGTAGCCATCGTAAAAAAAGATGTATCAAATCCAGATAATGATGATTATTATTTTGAAGTTAGACATGGAAGCAAAACAATTAACATAGGTGCTCCCAGTCTTTTTCGAAATAAAAAATTCAATGAGATTGTCAACCAATTTCCAATTAAAAAAGAAGATTTTGATATTGATTATGATGATAATATTACTTTGCAGAACAGAACGTGTAAAAATAATTACAACCCTTTTCTTTCAAAATTAGAACAACCAAACGGAGGTTGTAGTATAGCTAATAATAAATTTATGTACTTAAGTGGTACTTTAGGCGCTTCATTTAAATTAAAAAACCAAAATTCAATATTTTTCATATCCAATTTTCATGTTCTTGCCGATTTTAATTCTGATAGATTCGAAACTATAATGCATCCAAGCAATCATGATGTAAATACCCTCAAACCATATATAGAATATAATCCTATTGGTACACTATACTGGTACTGTATTGATGATTATATAGATGCTGCAATTGCTGTAGCTAATTGTAATTCAAAAATAAATTCTGGAATTAGAGCAAGTAACAATCTTAGCATAAAAAGCATCATTAAACCCAAAATAGGCATGAACGTAATTAAATGTGGAAGAACTTCTGGACTATCTAAAGGTGTTATACGTTCTACTATATGTTCTGTAATGATTAAGGATAAACGTATAACCAATAATTCCAGTGGTTATAGGATCTTCAAAAATCAAATATTAACAAATTGTATGTCGTTGCCTGGTGATTCCGGCTCTCTATTAATGACCGATGATGGGCATCCATTAGGTCTTACATTTGCTGGAAATCAAAAAACAGCGTCTTTCCATAATAATCTACAATACATTTTTGATAAGCCTAAAATTTTCTGCAATGCCAGATCAATGCCCCCAATCAAACTTGACAAATTTTTATAA
- a CDS encoding SRPBCC family protein, which translates to MKAFKYILFLLLIVIIGTAIYIAVQPNSFEVTRTRTIKAPAAVIYNNVIDFKNWEAWSSWVEADPDMKITLPEQTKGVNGSYSWEDKDGIGTMTNLKVEENKSITQEMQFAEFPKSDVSWRFKSNEDGSTDATWTISGKDLPFGFKAFATFMGGMEKQIAPHYERSLEKLDSIVISGMKKYSVKIDGITQHSGGYYLYNTTSCKITELKAKMTEMLPKVGSYAMTNNINMAGAPFVYYHKWDVENNAVMFSSCVPTTTKVISNDSEILTGQLKPFKAVKTTLKGNYENLKEAWETTMKYIPENGLEFTKKNGPMLETYLTDPMSYPNPADWVTEIYIAVK; encoded by the coding sequence ATGAAAGCTTTTAAGTATATTTTGTTCTTATTACTTATTGTAATTATAGGAACTGCCATCTATATTGCTGTACAACCAAACTCATTTGAAGTTACCAGAACTAGAACAATAAAAGCACCTGCTGCTGTTATTTATAATAATGTTATCGATTTTAAAAATTGGGAAGCCTGGTCATCTTGGGTTGAAGCAGATCCTGATATGAAAATTACACTTCCCGAACAAACCAAAGGTGTCAATGGTTCATATTCCTGGGAAGATAAAGATGGCATTGGAACGATGACTAATCTAAAAGTAGAAGAAAATAAATCAATCACTCAAGAAATGCAGTTTGCAGAGTTTCCAAAATCTGATGTCTCTTGGCGTTTTAAATCAAATGAGGATGGCTCAACGGATGCTACCTGGACGATTTCTGGTAAAGACTTACCTTTTGGTTTTAAAGCATTCGCTACTTTTATGGGAGGTATGGAAAAACAAATCGCACCTCATTATGAACGAAGTCTTGAAAAATTAGATAGTATCGTAATTTCTGGTATGAAGAAATATAGTGTAAAAATAGATGGTATCACTCAGCATAGTGGTGGCTACTACCTGTATAATACAACATCTTGTAAAATAACCGAGTTAAAAGCTAAAATGACCGAAATGCTCCCTAAAGTTGGAAGTTATGCTATGACTAATAATATTAATATGGCTGGAGCGCCTTTTGTATATTATCATAAATGGGATGTAGAAAATAATGCTGTTATGTTCTCATCTTGTGTGCCAACTACAACAAAGGTGATCAGTAATGATAGTGAGATTCTTACCGGACAGTTGAAACCTTTTAAAGCTGTTAAAACAACACTTAAAGGTAATTATGAAAATTTAAAAGAAGCTTGGGAAACAACCATGAAATACATACCGGAAAATGGTTTAGAGTTTACAAAAAAAAATGGTCCGATGCTAGAAACTTATTTAACAGATCCTATGAGTTATCCAAATCCTGCGGATTGGGTTACCGAAATATATATTGCTGTAAAATAA